A part of Rhodothermales bacterium genomic DNA contains:
- the accD gene encoding acetyl-CoA carboxylase, carboxyltransferase subunit beta, translating to MSWFKRKDAGILTKRSEQNEVPEGQWAKDPITGEIINARVLQENALVFPNSGHHMNMSATGYFELLFDDGAYEHFDTELSSLDALDFVDRKSYAGRIASAQNKTGLNDAASGALGIVGGHRMSIAAMDFSFIGGSMGSVVGEVISRAIQRAYRERIPLLVISQSGGARMMEGALSLMQMAKTSAHLAQLHETGMPFISLLTNPTTGGVTASFAMLGDFNLAEPGALIGFAGPRVIRETIGQDLPKGFQRAEFLKEHGFIDFIVDRRQLRPRLIQLLNLILETKNAA from the coding sequence ATGAGCTGGTTCAAACGAAAGGACGCCGGCATCCTCACCAAGCGGAGCGAACAAAACGAGGTGCCTGAAGGCCAGTGGGCGAAGGACCCCATCACCGGCGAGATCATCAACGCACGCGTGTTGCAGGAGAATGCCCTGGTGTTCCCTAATTCGGGGCATCATATGAACATGAGCGCCACCGGCTATTTCGAGTTGCTCTTCGATGACGGCGCGTACGAACATTTCGACACCGAGCTGTCCTCGCTCGACGCGCTCGATTTTGTGGACCGAAAGTCCTACGCCGGCCGTATCGCCTCCGCGCAGAACAAAACCGGGCTGAATGACGCCGCCAGCGGCGCGCTGGGCATCGTGGGCGGGCACCGGATGTCGATCGCGGCGATGGACTTCTCGTTTATCGGCGGATCGATGGGATCGGTCGTGGGCGAAGTCATCAGCCGGGCGATCCAGCGGGCGTACCGAGAGCGCATCCCGCTACTCGTCATCTCACAGAGTGGCGGCGCACGCATGATGGAGGGCGCACTGAGCCTCATGCAGATGGCGAAGACCAGCGCGCATCTCGCTCAGTTGCACGAAACGGGCATGCCGTTTATCTCCCTGCTCACCAATCCGACCACGGGTGGCGTCACGGCCTCGTTTGCGATGCTGGGCGATTTTAACCTCGCGGAGCCGGGGGCCCTGATCGGCTTCGCCGGCCCACGTGTGATCCGCGAGACCATCGGGCAGGACCTGCCGAAGGGTTTCCAGCGTGCCGAGTTCCTGAAAGAACACGGTTTTATCGACTTCATCGTCGACCGCCGGCAGTTGCGCCCGCGCCTCATCCAGTTGCTGAACCTGATCCTGGAAACCAAAAACGCCGCCTGA
- a CDS encoding response regulator: MYLPRPVIVIHNHRPAYAGFDGLVLMDCQMPVLDGLEATLQIRDVEHPYAVDSIPILALTANALQGERERRLAAGMNDYIVKPVPPSQIESALQRWLPHLVVAPATVDSNAPAK, encoded by the coding sequence ATGTATCTACCGCGCCCCGTTATCGTCATCCATAACCACCGGCCGGCATACGCCGGCTTTGACGGCCTCGTGTTGATGGATTGCCAGATGCCCGTGCTCGATGGCCTCGAAGCCACCCTCCAAATCCGCGATGTTGAACATCCGTACGCCGTCGATTCCATCCCTATCCTCGCCCTCACGGCGAACGCCCTTCAGGGCGAACGAGAACGACGTCTCGCCGCCGGTATGAACGATTACATCGTCAAGCCTGTCCCCCCTTCTCAGATCGAATCCGCCCTTCAACGCTGGCTTCCCCACCTCGTCGTCGCCCCCGCCACCGTCGATTCTAACGCACCGGCTAAATAA